The Monomorium pharaonis isolate MP-MQ-018 chromosome 5, ASM1337386v2, whole genome shotgun sequence genome segment GGAAGTCTAAATagcgtagttaaataaaggtatttatactgttaaacttttgtatgaaacattttttaatattttgtgttaatttacgagatatatcgaaaaactgcaaaaatcgtctcaactttgaagggtggtttcaccccttcaaaccgttttttcAAGCGATATCGCGTTTCATCGTCTCGTAAAATATCCTCACACTCGACATGGTATACGAGACTATCGGTGTCAGTATACATGACTCTACATTTGTCGCGATACAGAGATAACATGTACTCGTGGTAAAATTCATATAGACACGTCATAGAAATATCTAGAATACACATACCTACGTAAATcggcttatataattttaccttgagttttctaaattcaacggcgattaaaatttctgcaaaaataTTCGACTGTTAAAATTCGGCTTCGCAATCATTGTCTCCGCACCATACCGCCAAGCCCATTTCGTCAACAACTTAACGTCAACATGGTTGCGCACATTCTCCATAGTTTTACCAAACAccgcattattcattaatttatacaagttttttttcgaaatcattTTCGACGAGGTCTGGAATCGTGTATTTAATTCTATGTATTTACAAAGCCATGGAGATTGTCCGAATTGTAATATACGGTGTATCTCCGCGATACAAAGAGCGTGACGCATTGCTGCGGGTTTCGGTAGTGGATGGACGTAAcgtttcttatataaaattaacgtaaaatacataagatataatgaTGGGCATGTACTTGTTTGTTAGCTTGTGCCATACTCTGCTGAAAGTTGACTGAGACCGCCGCGTATACCACGCTCACGAGAACAATTCCACGCGAGTTCCGTAAGCNNNNNNNNNNNNNNNNNNNNNNNNNNNNNNNNNNNNNNNNNNNNNNNNNNNNNNNNNNNNNNNNNNNNNNNNNNNNNNNNNNNNNNNNNNNNNNNNNNNNNNNNNNNNNNNNNNNNNNNNNNNNNNNNNNNNNNNNNNNNNNNNNNNNNNNNNNNNNNNNNNNNNNNNNNNNNNNNNNNNNNNNNNNNNNNNNNNNNNNNNNNNNNNNNNNNNNNNNNNNNNNNNNNNNNNNNNNNNNNNNNNNNNNNNNNNNNNNNNNNNNNNNNNNNNNNNNNNNNNNNNNNNNNNNNNNNNNNNNNNNNNNNNNNNNNNNNNNNNNNNNNNNNNNNNNNNNNNNNNNNNNNNNNNNNNNNNNNNNNNNNNNNNNNNNNNNNNNNNNNNNNNNNNNNNNNNNNNNNNNNNNNNNNNNNNNNNNNNNNNNNNNNNNNNNNNNNNNNNNNNNNNNNNNNNNNNNNNNNNNNNNNNNNNNNNNNNNNNNNNNNNNNNNNNNNNNNNNNNNNTTTAACTATCTTTAAGCTACTAACAATCTCCTCTTTCCAATCTCTTAATTTCCTATCCCATTCCTCTCCATCCTCTCCCGCCGGCGATCTAGCTACTCTCTTGCTACCTCTCATGCTATCAACCGAAGTGCAACTGTCGCTTCTGGCTCTATCCGTCATTTTTGTCGCGTCTACTGAACCCGCCTTAACTCTATATTACCTCCCTACTCTGTCACTATGCGGCGCTCCTGCTCCCCCACTCTCACGTACGCACGTCTTCTCTCTACCTGCTCCCTGCTTTAACTCTGTTATTCCCCGAGACACCTAATTAATACGTAAAATCACTCtattcctctctttctccactCACCTATCCACCCACACACTCTCTATCGCTCTCTTTCACTCCCACCCGCCTATCCTACCTCTCCTACTCTTTCTAACACCTCTTATTACACTCAATTCACAGCCTGCAACTACACACGTCTAACTTACTCTGGCCCGGAAACGGAAGTCTAAATagcgtagttaaataaaggtatttatactgttaaacttttgtatgaaacattttttaatattttgtttaatttacgagatatatcgaaaaactgcaaaaatcgtctcaactttgaagggtggtttcaccccttcaaaccgtttttcaAGCGATATCGCGTTTCATCGTCTCGTAAATATCCTCACACTCGACATGGTATACGAGACTATCGGTGTCAGTATACATGACTCTACATTTGTCGCGATACAGAGATAACATGTACTCGTGGTAAAATTCATATAGACACGTCATAGAAATATCTAGAATACACATACCTACGTAAATcggcttatataattttaccttgagttttctaaattcaacggcgattaaattttctgcaaaaatatttcgacTGTTAAAATTCGGCTTCGCAATCATTGTCTCCGCACCATACCGCCAAGCCCATTTCGTCAACAACTTAACGTCAACATGGTTGCGCACATTCTCCATAGTTTTACCAAACAccgcattattcattaatttatacaagtttttttcgaaatcattTTCGACGAGGGTCTGGAATCGTGTATTTAATTCTATGTATTTACAAAGCCATGGAGATTGTCCGAATTGTAATATACGGTGTATCTCCGCGATACAAAGAGCGTGACGCATTGCTGCGGGTTTCGGTAGTGGATGACGTAAcgtttcttatataaattaacgtaaaaatacataagatataatgaTGGTTTTAATGAGTCGTACGTCTGCATGTACTTGTTTGTTAGCTTGTGCATATCTGCCTGAACGTTGACTGAGACCGCCGCGTATACCACGCTCGATGAACATTACCACGTCGATGTCCGTAAGCAGttcgaaagtaatttttgtgtattttaacaAAACGGTCCACGTGTATCCTGGGAGAGTGTAATAATGTGCGGGATCGAGACCATAACTTTTTAGATTTATcgcggaaattttcaaaaatgtcggCTAACAATCACATACgtgttttcaaatatagattGCTGTATTTACCTAATGTTCGAACAGAGAATCGCTTCTAGACATTTTCGGCGTGCGCGTAATCGCTCTCAGATACTGTATCAGAGGTCAGGgaactaaataataattcgcaCGGCGGTAAACACATCCTGCAGCTTGTCCACGTAGTCAACGTATACTCATATGGAAATATACCTTTTCGTATCAATAAATCGAAATCCTCGTcagataaatgtaaaaattcagaacgtacaatttttaattttttttttgcctagAAATGATGTGAATTTTTTGagactagtatttaaaaatttatatgaatctataaactgtaattttatataattacgcgGGTCTAATTTATTGGCTGTGTCTACGacatgttttgtaaaaaaaatgtacttttctttcGTGATGGGGAGTACGTCGGTCTTCCCTTTGAACGTCGTGGCTATTtccttaataatgaaatttgaaTCGTATCcagataaattatgaaaaataaccgGCATGTATGAtgcattttgataatttagaTTACCAAGAGAATGTGTGGGATCGTGGTAACGACCGATCAGATGACAATAATTACGCACCCGCGTATCGTCCGGCGCAAACGCAGATATGACACCGCGTCGCGCTGCGGTATGCATCCAATTGCTCCTTCGATAACGTTTCCATGGCGATATTGATGGATAAACGatgttttaacattatttacgCTAATTCTTTGAGTTGTTTCGTGAACCACGTGATGCAATCGCGACTGCGACGAAACCTATACGTGGATAATGCGTCATCATATGAGCATCGCACGTAGTATCCAATGCTAAATACTTCGTGTTGTTGATATGTGTACGACGCTTGCTCTGTATCATGTTGTATCTTCCGCAGCACACACTCGAGATCTGTGTAGACGACGAAGGGCACTCGTTCCTTGTGGTTTATATTCCGGAAATTTAGCCATTTGTCGTCTTCGGCGGGCAATGTGATAGTGCAGTCGTTCATCTTCTGGCAGTCCATACCGTGATTGCAGTCTCTCGCATGATGGAAAATAGTGCAACCacctgtaaaaataaagaaaacatttttaattactttttttgctaaatcatgagaatattcttttcaatatAGTACATACCGatcgcaaatgtatttttttcctgATAGCACATCCTGATAGTACACATaaagatttagtaaatttcCGATAGCACACATAAAGGTTTAATAAATTCCCAATggcgcacatcccgatagcgcacatcccgtTAGTGCACATCCCGTTAGCGCACATCCCAATAGCGCACGTCCCGATATCGCACAccccgatagcgcacatcccgcTAGCGCACATTCCGTTAGCGCACATCCCATTAGCGCACATAccgatagcgcacatctcGATAGCGCACCGATCAAAATAGACACAACacgctgagtgaaacggacacagtgcaaaacggatacagtaacaaacgaacttgccacatgggtttgcgacttttcagGGCACCCCTatcgacggggtgggtgcgggaggggggacGAAGCCCCCTTGCAtttcccgtgtgtgtgtgtgtgtggtcaCACTTTGTaatgtaccacatgggtttacGACTTTCTACGCGTAGCGAGGTCCATCCACACTCCCTCCTCAACCCTGTTTACATTCGACAACATTCAGTAAACACTTCAtgcttataaaatttcattgaaaattttgcACGAATTTACTTTTGTCTGATTGACACTGTGTCTGTtcttactgtgtccgttttattcagcctgctgtgttTATTTTGATCTGTGTGCATTTGGAACTCACTCGCGCTATTGGGATATGCGTTTTCGGGgtgtgcgctatcgggatgtgcgtCATCGGGAATTTACTGAATCTTTATGTGTGCTATCGGcatgtgcgctatcgggataatgcgctttttattttgtgcgCTATCGGGCTAATATACCTTTTTTACTGTGCGATATCGGGACATgtgctatcgggatgtgcgctatcaggaatttactaaatttttatgtgtgctATCGGTATGTGCGCTATCGCACCGTCTGCTAACGGCACCCTCTCAAATGGTGACCACGTATGAAAGAGTAAACGCAAcggatgaaagagaaagagtcgAAATGATAAGACTGAATGGTCTTACGGTTGGAGATATCGTGTACGGGTGAGAGACAGATTCgcaatagagagagagagagcgcgagcaCCGCGGCGATGGCTGTTGAAAGATATCGCGTACGGGCGAGAGAGTTAGATTCGCAATAAAGGGAGAGCGCGAGTACCGCAGCGATGGCGAGCGGTGACAGTGGCGGCGGAcggtggcggcggcagcgggCGCGGGCGCGGACCCCGATTCCGCCTCTCCCGCTCCCAGGTCACGGATCCGAAAATCCTGTGTCAGCCATTCTCGCACCGCGAAACCCGCGCgatccgcgtgacgtcatactcTCCGCGCCTACAAGTACCCCCGCACACCTGCTCCTCCCTCGGAGCTCCCGAGTTAGAACACTCCTAGTATTAACGCGTGTCTTTTTACATTAGGCGCAAGATACTATAATCGCATCTTTTAATTacgttgtaattaaaaatacaatacatatttatttcctttctttaaataaaaatagcattataaatttaaaaattgaaaagtggctatttaataattctaatgtGTAAGCGAGTTATATATCTAAAGCGTGTTGTATGAGTCTGTCCATGCGTATGTAAGTCTGTTCGTGTGTGTGAGGCTTCGTGCGAGGACCCAAGTGAGGGCGCTGGCGAGGACAGACGGAAGCTCATGGCGGAACGGCCGACTGAAAAACAGCGTGCGTCATCCGATCCGGGTCCTCCCTGGGAAAAAACTTGCAGTCGCGGATTGAATAAAGTCTAATCTTACAGTTCTCAGAAGTGGGATCTGAGCTGCGTGATCAACACGGTTCGGCGAGTCCGTTGGGGCTGTGTGCCAGCGGACATTCGAAGGAAATCTTtatgaaaaagagagaaacttCTAGATCGTGGACATTACGCGCTATTGCTGTGTGCATCGAGGACAGTGTGTCTTGTGCGTGTCGGCTGTGTGCTTCACAAGTCTGCTGTGTGCATCGCGAGCGTTTTGAAAATTCGGCGAGTCCGTGGGAGCCGTGTGCTAGCGGATATTCGAAGAGAAGTCgcgagaaggagagaggaaCTTCTAGATCGCGGACGTTACGCGCCGTTGTTGTGTGCATCGAGAACGGTGTGTCTTTCGCGAGTCTGCTGTGTGCATCGCGAACGTTTTGGAAGAATCAGAGATGTTACAAGGAAAATTTACGTGCGAGGGAAGATAAGATACATTCTCAAAGAAAGTTGCGTTAGAAAGAAACCGCAATTATTGATTCAAACAGTTTTACGGTGTTAGAGCTAAAAGGCGTGCTGCGCGAGATGAATCGCTCGACGAGCGGGTCCAAGAATGAGTTGATTGCGAGATTGAAAGCCGCAGATCCATCCGGAGCATAGATGAGCAAGGTGAAGAAGGCGAATCCTCAGGACGAACAGCAAAATACGCGAGGTGCAGAGGAGTTAGGGAACGGAAACGAAGCGGGATAATCGAATCCGACCGAATCATACCGCCATCTTGATGCGTGAGTTGGAAATACGTGAAAAGGAGAGGCGTCTGGTGGAGCGAGAATTGGAAATCGTCCGTCGGGAACTGGAGATGATGCGAAGTGCTAACCTGCGAGATGTGTCCACACCTGTCGTGCCTTCCGGGTTAGAAGAGGTCGAAGCTAACCCTAGACCGAGGGTAAATATCATTTCGATCGTCGAATTATTATCACCTTTCAGTGGAACAGACGTAGACTTTGATCGATGGGAGCGTCAACTGAGACTGCTCAAAGCAACGTACGCGTTCGATGATAAAGTAACGAGATTGTTGATTGGCTCAAGGCTTAAAAGTAAAGCGCTTAACTTGCTATTTtcaaaatctgaatttttaaagatgtCTTTAGAACAACTGCTGGCCGAAATGAAGAGTATGTTTCGACACAAGGTTAGCAGGATGGTCCTCAGGAAAGAGTTCGAGAAGTGCATATGTAAGTATGGAGAATCATTCAGCGAATATCTTCATGACAAGGTTATTTTGGTGAATAAGGTTCCTGCGGAAGAAGAAGACATCGtggaatatattatagaagggATACCCGACACGCTAAGAGACCAAGCTCGTATTCAAAAGCTTAAGTCCAAAGAAAGTTTACTGGAGGCCTTTGAAAAAATCACGATGCGACAGAAGACCGGATCGAATGTTGGTCCCGTTATCAAGAAAAAGCCGAATAATCCCACTGCCAAAGATGACAAGACTAGCGGCACAGACGACGATAAGGCGGCAAGAGGGGTCATTCGCTGCTACAACTGCAACAGTCTAGGACACCTGGCAAGGAACTGCAGACAGCCAAAAAGGGAGCAAGGTACCTGCTTCAGCTGCGGTGCTCAGAGCCACATCTCGAAGAATTGTAAAGCCGCTGTAACTCAGGAGAAATCAGAGGCCAAGAAGCAAGTGTCAAACGTAGAGGTTACGTCTTCAGAAGGAGACAACTACATATGGAAAATAAAGTACGAACTGGTAAACGAACCTAATCGCGTAAGTTTAGAGGTTGATTCGCTATTTGATACCGGAAGCGCCGTAAGTTTTATCAAAGTAAAGTCTGTACCCCATAATATTATGCGAAATGCGGAAGGGTTAGATACCCGATTTTGTggaattaatgattaatataatagaaataaggACGAAatccttattttttatttaccataaatatattataaaatatttagtgtacattttaataatgtgttgaataaagatttttcctttatgtatataaaatatgttatttatataatattttaaaaaaataaatagatattaatagaatattagtttaaaaaataaatctttaaaagataaatagaaaaaaaatatttataaatatttatcataagtaTTGTGTGCCGTCTGGGATGTATATGGTAAACACATTCTATATGTTAATTAGATATTACTAAGTGCGTTCCACTTAACGTTTGCAACGATCGCGAAatcattttatccttgttgtatgaaatattaaacaaagacACTCACGAGCGTTATGAGCATTAAATGGAACACATTATAACTCCTCTTTATACAAGGTCTGCACAGAACTGCCAGATTCGACGATTTTTCAATTGAGCTTCTACTACTGGTTGTaaaatgtcatataaaatgcaatatgggatttttttatcaacacgtacagtaaattattaattgtaatggAAGAAGCAATTAAAGCATGTATAGAGGTAACGTTCAATctcttttatgttatatattcttcaggatacttttatttaagtacTTGTGATATAAGTAGAAAGCGTTTATTAATAGGTAACAATAATGTGATATAGCAAACCTCTATTGTCAAGGACTATTGCCTGGTTTGAGACCAACGTCTCGAGGCGATTGCTCGTAGCGCCAGCGCATGCACTACAACTAGTTACATTTTAGAGATTACAGAAACCAATTAAACGTTTCATATCTTTACTAGAAAGACATTAACTTGTGTGtttctgtatattttgttTCCCCTTCCATTGCAATCAGCAGTCTATTCTACACgtcaatatattttcttgtcTCTACTACTGATCATGAAGGCTGCGTTTTCTTTGGCGCTTACAATGCTTGTAggcattatttatctttatttaatattttatgaacaaTAAAGATGTAATAGTGCTTAGCCTTgtgaatgttaaattaaaggaATCACAGTTAAGTGATAATATactatgttaatatattaaacaaaataaataacaataaactttataattattttaaataaaagtgataattattataattgagtttataaattagaaactattagataattattagataattattagtaataactaaaatatattataattattataattattagtaacATCAGTAAACATCAAGTCGATATTCAGAGTCAAATCTTACATTTATGATGTCACCAAccataaaatcattttaacattttaacatattacttGATTAAATGGTCTTGAAATAAGTTTTAACTATTAATAACGATTTCAGTAGATAAAGTTCAATATATAGTAACTTTTCTTTACTAGATGTTCAGAATGCTatatttatctcttttctgatttaaaagtgcttctataaataaatatataaattcgaCAGAGAATATATGTATTGAGACAAAACACACGTGGTTCTTTCTAATTATTTGTGAtactgttaattatttaaaaactagcAATTTTATCACTTCCTAAATAACTAACTATAAGCTTTTGTCATTGTGTATACAATATAAGAGAGTCTCCACGATCTCCCTCATTGGATCCCCTTCCCCTCCGTCCCGCGGGGGAGGAGGGGCCCCGCTCCCCCGCACCAACTTACCCATGATGATCCGGTAGGGTCTTCCCCACGGATCGTCGTCGATGGTGCGGAGGAGCTCCCCCCAGGCCCTACTTTTGGCCGCGGCTATTGCGCGGCCCAGGAGCCTCCTTGCGGCCCTGTACCCATCCCAGGCCCCCTCGACGGCGGCGAGGAGCCCGGGCGACGGGGAGGAACCTCTCCTCCTCTTGGCTCTCGTCCAGCCCCTTCTggaacctaacctaacctaacctaacctaacctaaacattttaaagtcgctatttggccacaatttcaaatttgaaGTCGCAAACCCTTGTGGTAAAGTACATAcgttttcttaataaaaacatattttgttaagAAATAACTGTGTCAGTTAAGTCGTAATTTACAATCAACAAAGTACGAACCGTGCTTTTGCGCACTTCTGCTCAGGACATCCCTACCGACGAGGTGGGTGCAGGAGGggttctccccccccccccattaCACTCGCCCGTATATGTGTGACCACATACAGTGTGTCATATCGTATTTATATACTTGTAGAAAATTACACAATGTAATGGAGCAAATgctaaaatgcattaaaaataaagatgacaAATGTAAAGTACCACAGAAACCCGCTTTATTGCCTATTGCAACAGTGGAAGAGATGGTGGAATTTGAAAACGTTAACGAAGAAACGTATAAAGAAGTGgtacattgaaaaaaactaatatatttttgttcttgAGATAGAagtatataagtttataataagcacattattcttttatacagGTAAGCTATTTTCATCATGTGGGAGGCTTTACTCTTAAAGAAGCTATTAATTTGTGCTTCAAAGAAGCTGTGAAAGATTGCGTGACAGTAAAATATACTTGGTTTGGCCGTGAAGAAGGC includes the following:
- the LOC105835804 gene encoding uncharacterized protein LOC105835804 codes for the protein MNNKDVIVLSLVNVKLKESQKLHNVMEQMLKCIKNKDDKCKVPQKPALLPIATVEEMVEFENVNEETYKEVVSYFHHVGGFTLKEAINLCFKEAVKDCVTVKYTWFGREEGVHPLYNTRIIMAIYDSVCYNNYFRKPSRAEFQNITREALRSAKQRHRTSIRILRNRQRQPRTARHFWDDAYENEQVNAVEPNIAEVENEEES